The segment CTTAGCAATCAATTTAGGGGCCTCCGGTGCTCGGGCGAAGTAGGTGTGAACGCCACGGTTTTTAGTCCAAAACCGTGATCATGAAACTGGAAAAGTACGTTAACATCAATATGTTAGCCTGACAAGCTGAGAAAGCGCTTAACTTTCTTGGCCTAAGCTCCTGGCTCTGGTTCAGGCTGTATTTGTTGTTAACGGACAACGAATATCTGTCTCCGCATCAAGCTTGCAGCAGGATGCGCAGCATACGACGCAGCGGCTCGGCCGCACCCCACAAAAGCTGGTCGCCGACCGTGAATGCGCCCAGATAGTCATTGCCCATGGCCAGCTTGTGCAGGCGGCCCACCGGCACAGTCAGCGTACCCGTGACGGCGGCCGGCGTGAGTTCGCGCTCGCTGATCTCGCGCTGGTTGGGGACCACTTTCACCCAGTCGTTGGCGCCGGCCAGCAGGCCTTCGATCTCGGCCAGCGGCACGTCCTTCTTCAGCTTGACCGTCAGGCCCTGCGAGTGGCAGCGCATGGCGCCGATGCGCACGCACAGGCCGTCGATCGGGATGCTGCCGGCGCTGCGGAAGGCCGGGTTGCCCAGGATCTTGTTGCATTCGGCGCCGCCCTTCCACTCTTCCTTGCTCTGGCCGTGCTCGACCGGCACGTCGATCCAGGGGATCAGGCTGCCGGCCAGGGCCGTGCTGCGGAAGTTCTTGGTCGGGAAGCTGGCATCGCGCATGGTGGCGGCCACCTTGCGGTCGATGTCCAGGATGGCCGAGGCCGGATCGGCAAGCTCGGCCTTGACGGAGTCGTGCAGGGCGCCCATCTGGCTCAGCAGTTCGCGCATGTTCTGCGCGCCGGCACCCGAGGCGGCCTGGTAGGTCATGGCGCTGACCCATTCGACCAGGCCAGCCTTGAACAGGCCGCCCATGCCCATGAGCATCAGGCTCACGGTGCAGTTGCCGCCGATCCAGTTGCGGCCGCCCTGGGCCAGCGACTGGTCGATCACGTGGCGGTTGACGGGGTCCAGGATGATGACGGCGTCGTCGGCCATGCGCAGGGCCGAGGCTGCATCGATCCAGTGGCCCTTCCAGCCGGCAGCGCGCAGCTTGGGGTAGACCTCCTTGGTGTAGTCGCCGCCCTGGCAGGTCAGGACGATGTCGCACTTCCTGAGGTCCTCGATGCTGTTGGCGTCCTTGAGGGTGGTTTCGTTCCTGGCCAGGGCCGGGGCTTTGCCGCCGGCATTGGAAGTGGAGAAGAACACCGGCTCGATCAGGCCGAAGTCGCCTTCGGCCTGCATGCGGTCCATCAGGACCGAGCCCACCATGCCACGCCAGCCGACGAGGCCCACCACATTGCCTACCTTGCTCATCACATGCCCTTTCAATCAAATCCTGTTAACCCGGCTCGTCGGCCGGGTGGGCGTGACGAACCGAGAGCTGTTTCAGCCCTTGGTTTTCGTAATGGCGGCGACCACCGCGTCGCCCATTTCGCGGGTGCCCACCTTCGTGGTACCTGCCGACCAGATGTCTGCCGTGCGCAGTCCGGACGCGAGCACGCTCTTGACGGCCGACTCGATACGGTCGGCGGCCGTGGCCTGGTTGAGCGAGAAGCGGAGCATCATGGCAGCAGACAGTATTGTAGCCAGCGGGTTGGCGATGCCCTTGCCCGCGATGTCGGGCGCGCTGCCGTGGCTGGGCTCGTACAGGCCCTGGTTCTTGCTGTTCAGGCTGGCCGAGGGCAGCATGCCGATGGAGCCGGTCAGCATGGCGGCTTCGTCGGACAGGATGTCGCCGAACATATTGCCGGTGACGATGACGTCGAAGCTCTTGGGGGCCTTGACCAGCTGCATGGCGGCGTTGTCCACGTACATATGGCTCAGCTCGACGTCCGGGTACTGCTGGTGCACTTCGGTGACCACGTCCTTCCAGAACTGGAAGGTCTCGAGCACATTGGCCTTGTCCACGCTGGTGACCTTCTTGTTGCGCTTGCGCGCGGCCTGGAAGGCGGTGTGGGCGATGCGCTCGATCTCGGGCTTGCTGTAGCGCATGGTGTCGTAGGCTTCCTCGGCGCCGGGGAAGGCACCGTCGGTGGCTGTACGGCGGCCGCGCGGCTGGCCGAAGTAGATGTCGCCGGTGAGTTCGCGCACGATCAGGATGTCCAGGCCGGCAATCAGCTCGGGCTTGAGGCTGGAGGCCCCCACGAGTTCTTCGTAGCAAATGGCCGGGCGGAAGTTGGCGTACAGGCCCAGGTGCTTGCGCAGGCCGAGGATGGCCTGCTCGGGGCGCAGGGCGCGCTCGAGCTTGTCGTATTTCCAGTCACCGACGGCGCCGAACAGGATGGCGTCGGCCGCCTTGGCCAGGTTCAGTGTGGCATCGGGCAAGGGATGGCCGGCGGCCTCGTAGGCGGCGCCGCCCACGGGGGCGGTTTCCATCTCGAATTTCAGGTCCAGGACCTGGAGGACCTTGACGGCCTCGGCCACGATTTCGGTACCGATGCCGTCACCCGGCAGAACTGCGATTTTCATGTGGTAGCTTTGCTATGAATTTGTGAGCGATCAGCCCATCATGGTGTGGGCGAGCCAGGGCTTCTTGGCCAGGCGTTCGGCTTCGTAAGCCGCGATCTTGTCCTTGTGACGCAGGGTCAGGCCGATGTCGTCGAAGCCGTTGAGCAGGCAGTACTTGCGGAAGGCCTGCACCTCGAAGGGGATCTCTTCGCCCTGGGGCTTGACGACGACCTGGCGCTCCAGGTCGATGGTGAGCTGGTAGCCGGGGAAGGCCGCACATTCGTCGAACAGCTGGGCCACCGTGGCTTCGGGCAGCACGATGGGCAGCAGGCCGTTCTTGAAGCTGTTGTTGAAGAAGATGTCGGCAAAGCTGGGCGCGAGGATGGCGCGGAAGCCGTACTGGTCCAGCGCCCAGGGCGCGTGCTCACGCGAGGAGCCGCAGCCGAAGTTCTTGCGCGCCAGCAGCACGGAAGCACCGGCATAACGCGGCTGGTTCAGTACGAAGTCCGGGTTGGGCTTGCGGCTGGCCGGGTCCTGGCCCGGGTAACCGGCGTCCAGGTAGCGCCATTCGTCGAACAGGTTGGGGCCGAAGCCGGTCTTGCGGATGGACTTGAGGAACTGCTTGGGGATGATGGCGTCGGTGTCGACGTTCTCGCGGTCCATCGGCGCCACGAGACCCTTGTGGATGGTGAACTTCTGCATGGCGGACCTCAGGAGAACTTGCGGATGTCGACGAAGTGGCCGTGCACGGCGGCGGCGGCGGCCATGGCCGGGCTGACCAGGTGGGTACGGCCTCCGGCGCCCTGGCGCCCTTCGAAGTTGCGGTTGCTGGTGGAGGCGCAGCGCTCGCCGGGCTCCAGCCGGTCGGCGTTCATGGCCAGGCACATGGAGCAGCCGGGTTCACGCCACTCGAAGCCGGCGGCCTTGAAGATCTCGTGCAGGCCTTCGCGTTCGGCCTGTTCCTTGACCTGGCCCGAACCCGGTACGACCAGGGCCAGCTTGACGTTCCTGGCGACCTTCTGGCCCAGTTTCTTGACCACGGCGGCGGCCTCGCGCATGTCCTCGATGCGGCTGTTGGTGCAGGAGCCGATGAAGACCTTGTCGATGCTGATGTCGGCCAGCGGCTTGCCGGGCTCCAGGCCCATATAGCTCAGGGCGCGCTCGATGGCGCCGCGCTTGTTGGCGTCTTTTTCCTTGTCCGGGTCGGGCACGCGGCCATCAATGCCCAGCACCATCTCGGGCGAGGTGCCCCAGGTGACCTGCGGCAGGATCTGTGTGGCGTCGAGTTCGACCACGGTGTCGAACCTGGCATCCGGGTCGGACTGCAAGGTCTTCCAGTAGGCGACGGCCTGCTCCCACTCCACGCCGGTGGGCGAGAGCGGACGGCCCCTGACGTACTCGATGGTCTTGTCGTCCACGGCCACCAGGCCGGCGCGTGCGCCGCCTTCGATGGCCATGTTGCAGACCGTCATGCGGCCTTCCATGGAGAGAGAACGGATGGCCGAGCCGGCGAATTCGATGGTGTAGCCCGTGCCGCCAGCGGTGCCGATGCGGCCAATGATGGCCAGCACGATGTCCTTGGCGGTCACGCCCGGGGCCACTTTGCCCTCCACCTTGATCAGCATGTTCTTCGCCTTCTTGGCCAGCAGGGTCTGCGTGGCCATGACGTGCTCGACTTCGCT is part of the Rhodoferax sp. BAB1 genome and harbors:
- the asd gene encoding aspartate-semialdehyde dehydrogenase translates to MSKVGNVVGLVGWRGMVGSVLMDRMQAEGDFGLIEPVFFSTSNAGGKAPALARNETTLKDANSIEDLRKCDIVLTCQGGDYTKEVYPKLRAAGWKGHWIDAASALRMADDAVIILDPVNRHVIDQSLAQGGRNWIGGNCTVSLMLMGMGGLFKAGLVEWVSAMTYQAASGAGAQNMRELLSQMGALHDSVKAELADPASAILDIDRKVAATMRDASFPTKNFRSTALAGSLIPWIDVPVEHGQSKEEWKGGAECNKILGNPAFRSAGSIPIDGLCVRIGAMRCHSQGLTVKLKKDVPLAEIEGLLAGANDWVKVVPNQREISERELTPAAVTGTLTVPVGRLHKLAMGNDYLGAFTVGDQLLWGAAEPLRRMLRILLQA
- the leuB gene encoding 3-isopropylmalate dehydrogenase; amino-acid sequence: MKIAVLPGDGIGTEIVAEAVKVLQVLDLKFEMETAPVGGAAYEAAGHPLPDATLNLAKAADAILFGAVGDWKYDKLERALRPEQAILGLRKHLGLYANFRPAICYEELVGASSLKPELIAGLDILIVRELTGDIYFGQPRGRRTATDGAFPGAEEAYDTMRYSKPEIERIAHTAFQAARKRNKKVTSVDKANVLETFQFWKDVVTEVHQQYPDVELSHMYVDNAAMQLVKAPKSFDVIVTGNMFGDILSDEAAMLTGSIGMLPSASLNSKNQGLYEPSHGSAPDIAGKGIANPLATILSAAMMLRFSLNQATAADRIESAVKSVLASGLRTADIWSAGTTKVGTREMGDAVVAAITKTKG
- the leuD gene encoding 3-isopropylmalate dehydratase small subunit — protein: MQKFTIHKGLVAPMDRENVDTDAIIPKQFLKSIRKTGFGPNLFDEWRYLDAGYPGQDPASRKPNPDFVLNQPRYAGASVLLARKNFGCGSSREHAPWALDQYGFRAILAPSFADIFFNNSFKNGLLPIVLPEATVAQLFDECAAFPGYQLTIDLERQVVVKPQGEEIPFEVQAFRKYCLLNGFDDIGLTLRHKDKIAAYEAERLAKKPWLAHTMMG
- the leuC gene encoding 3-isopropylmalate dehydratase large subunit translates to MGRTLYDKIWDEHVVHTEEDGTAVLYIDRHLVHEVTSPQAFEGLRQAGRKVWRVSSIVATADHNTPTTGWELGYDGIADPISKEQITTLDANIKESGAAAFFPFLSRRQGIVHVIGPENGATLPGMTVVCGDSHTSTHGAFGALAHGIGTSEVEHVMATQTLLAKKAKNMLIKVEGKVAPGVTAKDIVLAIIGRIGTAGGTGYTIEFAGSAIRSLSMEGRMTVCNMAIEGGARAGLVAVDDKTIEYVRGRPLSPTGVEWEQAVAYWKTLQSDPDARFDTVVELDATQILPQVTWGTSPEMVLGIDGRVPDPDKEKDANKRGAIERALSYMGLEPGKPLADISIDKVFIGSCTNSRIEDMREAAAVVKKLGQKVARNVKLALVVPGSGQVKEQAEREGLHEIFKAAGFEWREPGCSMCLAMNADRLEPGERCASTSNRNFEGRQGAGGRTHLVSPAMAAAAAVHGHFVDIRKFS